The Solibacillus daqui genome has a segment encoding these proteins:
- a CDS encoding sensor histidine kinase, translating into MFKKIQMRLTWMNAISYFIFLVLFLTVFYVSFAQILNKVQENMVESYAANNTDKFFNIYKGPPKPPNRFELEVDQVSFFYVISKDLEILYGEELHEGFNKVLQTNLTPVETKQFKRYEYEGETLLVMTQAVRMKGETLGYIAVGQNVTLYEALLQNVLILLVMLLIVSSIGIGLLSYFLAKKSMAPIQISYEQQRQFVANASHELRTPLAVIYSSLELFEEQMKQQGTNYPRDTMDDMKNEANYMNEMLSSLLTLTRSDQNQIELNINEVDLSNVIIQRTRRFAKTVQHLAFQLDVADELMVEADKILVEELLYILLKNAVTYTQEGTVSVRAYEEVGLAKIEVADTGIGIAEEDLPYIFERFYRADKIRNKSGTGLGLAIGKVITELHNGQIYVQSELSKGTTFTIELPLKHK; encoded by the coding sequence ATGTTCAAAAAAATTCAAATGCGTTTGACGTGGATGAATGCTATTAGCTATTTCATTTTTCTCGTATTATTTTTAACGGTATTTTACGTGTCGTTTGCCCAAATTTTAAATAAGGTACAGGAAAATATGGTCGAAAGCTATGCGGCAAACAATACCGATAAGTTTTTCAATATATATAAAGGACCACCTAAGCCACCGAATCGCTTTGAACTAGAAGTTGATCAAGTAAGCTTCTTTTATGTGATTTCGAAGGATTTAGAAATTTTATATGGTGAGGAATTGCATGAAGGCTTTAACAAAGTATTGCAAACTAATTTAACTCCCGTAGAAACGAAGCAATTTAAACGTTATGAATATGAAGGGGAAACGTTGCTTGTGATGACGCAGGCAGTTCGCATGAAGGGAGAAACACTTGGCTATATTGCGGTTGGTCAAAATGTAACGCTGTATGAAGCCTTGCTACAAAATGTGTTGATCCTGTTAGTGATGCTGTTAATTGTTTCGAGTATCGGCATAGGGCTATTAAGTTACTTCCTAGCAAAAAAATCGATGGCCCCGATTCAAATCTCATACGAGCAGCAGCGTCAATTTGTTGCCAATGCTTCACATGAGCTGCGCACGCCACTTGCTGTTATATATAGCTCGCTTGAATTATTTGAAGAGCAAATGAAGCAACAGGGTACGAATTATCCGCGAGATACAATGGATGATATGAAAAACGAAGCGAACTATATGAATGAAATGCTTTCAAGTTTATTGACGCTAACACGCTCCGATCAAAATCAAATTGAGCTGAATATTAACGAAGTGGATTTATCAAACGTTATCATCCAACGGACACGTCGCTTCGCCAAAACGGTGCAGCATTTAGCCTTCCAATTAGATGTTGCGGATGAGTTAATGGTGGAAGCCGATAAAATTTTAGTGGAAGAACTGCTCTATATTTTATTAAAAAATGCAGTTACCTATACACAAGAAGGCACGGTGTCGGTGCGTGCTTATGAAGAAGTAGGATTAGCTAAAATTGAAGTAGCTGATACTGGAATAGGAATTGCCGAAGAAGATTTACCGTATATTTTCGAGCGCTTCTACCGTGCCGATAAAATCCGCAATAAATCAGGAACGGGACTAGGACTGGCCATTGGGAAAGTTATTACAGAATTACACAATGGTCAAATTTATGTGCAAAGTGAATTAAGTAAAGGCACAACGTTTACAATTGAATTGCCGTTAAAGCACAAATAA
- a CDS encoding CotH kinase family protein, with product MKVRTIWLVVPIVLALVVVITSVFALNYFDVEKSTAGYDYKEQLFSEDEVGTVEITVSDSNWSKILDNPTAEEYVEASVTINGETYDNVGIRAKGNSSLSSVAGSDSERYSLKVDFAQYDSNQTFYGLEKFNLNNNFSDTTQMKEFVSYELMEQLGIATPAHSYVKVMLNGEYYGLMLAVEEIGEAFAKTSFSSTEGFIFKPEGNGSDLAYVSDDVADYAGIFDEVKMNKKTAENNSNIINMMKEISEGDTSSIDIDQIARYFALNTALVSMDSYQGSFKHNYYLYENGDGVFSVIPWDYNMSFGGFAGGGGGRPEGQEQPNAADTEQERAKEQPNTDNAQQKDNAATANGNRMTPPNNTNGQQNAEAQNTQSNKEIITNDNANVANDLPQMNRGGMGGGMMLNANIVTDSNVNFSITEPVSGTTIDARPLLKIILEDEEARALYDRYLEKIATDILTEENVLAITTKLHDLLLDAVDEDPSKFATTEQFVAGVNGEQSLPEFAKQRSESILKQLAGEIEGVSGAGSSGFGGAGGEMNGEMPNFENMPEMNGQMPPNFENGQNGNTEQRQQGNPPEMNGNMPNMGDFPGQQGANANKTGSSKQTMIKLVASLAVVVLAIGAVLLLSRKKYKKG from the coding sequence TTGAAAGTACGTACAATATGGCTTGTTGTGCCGATTGTGTTAGCGCTAGTTGTCGTGATTACATCGGTGTTTGCACTCAATTATTTTGACGTCGAAAAATCAACAGCAGGCTATGACTACAAAGAGCAATTGTTTAGTGAAGATGAAGTCGGAACAGTTGAAATTACGGTTAGTGATAGCAATTGGAGCAAAATTTTAGACAATCCTACAGCCGAGGAATACGTGGAAGCGAGCGTGACGATTAACGGTGAAACGTATGACAATGTCGGCATTCGTGCAAAAGGAAATTCATCTTTATCTAGTGTAGCAGGCAGTGATTCTGAACGCTACAGCTTGAAAGTCGATTTTGCACAATATGATTCGAATCAAACCTTTTATGGACTGGAGAAATTTAATTTAAACAATAACTTTTCAGATACAACGCAAATGAAGGAATTCGTATCCTACGAATTAATGGAGCAACTTGGCATTGCAACCCCAGCGCATTCCTATGTCAAAGTGATGCTTAACGGCGAATATTACGGCTTAATGCTAGCAGTTGAAGAGATTGGGGAAGCGTTTGCGAAAACGAGCTTCAGTTCGACAGAAGGTTTTATTTTTAAACCAGAAGGCAATGGCAGTGATTTAGCGTATGTGTCTGATGATGTGGCTGATTATGCTGGCATTTTTGATGAAGTAAAAATGAATAAAAAAACAGCGGAAAATAATTCAAACATCATCAATATGATGAAGGAAATAAGTGAAGGTGATACGTCTTCGATTGATATCGATCAAATCGCACGCTATTTTGCACTAAATACTGCGCTTGTCAGTATGGATAGTTATCAAGGCTCATTTAAGCATAACTACTATTTATATGAAAATGGTGACGGCGTATTTTCTGTTATTCCTTGGGATTATAACATGTCATTCGGTGGTTTTGCTGGTGGCGGAGGTGGTCGCCCAGAAGGACAAGAACAGCCAAATGCCGCAGACACCGAGCAAGAGCGAGCGAAAGAACAACCAAATACAGACAACGCACAACAAAAAGATAACGCAGCAACTGCAAACGGTAATAGGATGACACCACCAAATAATACGAATGGTCAACAAAACGCAGAAGCTCAAAATACACAATCTAATAAAGAAATAATCACTAACGATAATGCCAACGTAGCAAATGATCTTCCACAAATGAACCGCGGCGGTATGGGTGGAGGCATGATGTTAAATGCCAACATCGTTACGGATTCAAATGTGAACTTTAGCATCACTGAGCCAGTTTCAGGTACAACAATCGATGCGCGTCCGCTACTAAAAATTATATTAGAAGATGAAGAAGCACGTGCACTTTATGATCGCTATTTAGAAAAAATAGCAACGGATATTTTAACAGAAGAAAATGTATTAGCAATTACAACAAAATTGCATGATTTATTACTCGATGCAGTCGATGAAGATCCATCAAAATTCGCCACAACGGAACAGTTTGTAGCAGGGGTAAATGGTGAACAAAGCTTACCGGAATTCGCAAAACAGCGTAGCGAATCCATTTTAAAACAGCTTGCTGGTGAAATTGAAGGCGTGTCAGGAGCTGGCTCGTCAGGCTTTGGAGGCGCCGGTGGAGAAATGAACGGTGAAATGCCGAATTTCGAAAATATGCCAGAAATGAATGGACAGATGCCACCAAATTTCGAAAATGGTCAAAATGGCAATACCGAACAGAGACAACAAGGCAACCCACCTGAAATGAACGGAAACATGCCAAATATGGGCGATTTCCCAGGACAGCAAGGGGCAAATGCCAATAAAACAGGAAGCTCCAAGCAAACAATGATTAAATTAGTTGCTTCATTGGCAGTAGTAGTGCTCGCAATTGGCGCGGTATTACTACTAAGCAGAAAAAAATACAAAAAGGGGTGA
- a CDS encoding VanZ family protein, with the protein MLIVNSTYVLYNIVPFAFLILLISIFIDVFLDYFRKVEKSNKKRFILYSFIFYLISLIQIIFGGFTLPQNPADTSSRFISTNDWFGIFDTMHFNISIWSYSAIFYNVILFVPLGISLLLLFNLSNRKAIAIVILSCLVIDFARLLFGWAGLTSRGYGNVDMIYLLLNILGGVLGIFLVNCAENLIRSYQLKLQVK; encoded by the coding sequence ATGTTAATTGTGAATTCAACATACGTTCTTTACAATATTGTTCCCTTTGCGTTCTTAATTTTGCTGATATCTATTTTTATTGATGTATTTCTTGATTATTTTAGAAAAGTAGAAAAAAGTAATAAGAAACGATTTATTTTATATAGCTTTATCTTTTACTTGATAAGCTTAATTCAAATTATATTTGGTGGATTCACGCTCCCTCAAAATCCTGCAGATACTAGTAGCAGGTTTATTTCAACAAATGATTGGTTTGGAATATTTGATACGATGCACTTTAATATTTCCATTTGGAGTTATTCTGCTATATTTTATAATGTAATTTTATTTGTACCGTTAGGAATTTCTTTATTACTCCTTTTCAATTTAAGCAACAGGAAAGCAATTGCTATTGTTATTTTAAGTTGTTTAGTAATCGACTTTGCTCGTCTTTTATTTGGATGGGCTGGTTTAACATCGAGAGGCTATGGTAATGTGGATATGATCTATTTGTTACTTAATATTCTTGGTGGGGTATTAGGAATATTTTTAGTAAACTGCGCAGAAAATCTAATTCGCTCATATCAATTAAAGTTACAAGTAAAGTAA
- a CDS encoding polyphosphate polymerase domain-containing protein: MTKQTSYNPNGRSEMKFGITYVDYQILKMKMRYLMKLDPHSGANGRYSIRSCYFDNFDNKVMNEKKEGFINRDKYRVRIYNKSDEVIHLERKSKRNNQTFKSKCKLSKKEFERMRVNDFEWMKDDERSLIRDLYKDIQLYHLKPITVVDYEREAYLYEHGNVRVTFDCKVQTSMHSTDMFNKTLPMVDVLEQNEVILEVKFDEYLPTVIKMLLQGIHTRHEAYSKYQLSRMFG; encoded by the coding sequence ATGACAAAGCAAACTTCCTATAATCCAAACGGTCGCAGCGAAATGAAATTTGGGATTACTTATGTCGATTATCAAATTCTAAAAATGAAGATGCGCTATTTGATGAAGCTCGATCCACATTCAGGCGCTAACGGCCGCTATTCAATCCGCTCGTGCTACTTCGATAACTTTGACAACAAAGTAATGAACGAAAAAAAAGAGGGCTTTATAAATCGTGACAAGTACCGCGTACGTATTTACAACAAAAGTGATGAAGTCATTCATTTAGAACGCAAATCGAAACGCAATAACCAAACATTCAAATCAAAATGTAAGTTATCTAAAAAAGAATTTGAGCGTATGCGTGTCAATGATTTTGAATGGATGAAAGATGATGAACGCTCATTAATTCGGGATCTATATAAAGACATCCAGCTTTATCACCTAAAGCCAATAACTGTGGTCGATTATGAGCGGGAGGCGTACCTTTATGAACATGGTAATGTACGTGTGACATTTGACTGCAAAGTACAAACAAGTATGCACAGTACCGATATGTTCAATAAAACATTACCAATGGTCGATGTACTCGAACAAAATGAAGTAATTTTAGAAGTGAAGTTTGACGAGTATTTACCAACTGTCATCAAAATGCTGTTGCAAGGCATTCATACGCGACACGAAGCGTATTCAAAATATCAATTAAGCCGAATGTTTGGCTAA
- a CDS encoding response regulator transcription factor translates to MRILVADDDKTLCENIAKILNVDLYAVDTASSGNEATDLIDYYTYDLLVLDWMMPGALGIEVCQYARGKGFDGGILILTAKDATENIIEGLDAGADDYMVKPFKMEELRARVRAILRRKNKIVEEEIIVGSLKLNKNKRTVYIDNFEVNLTKNEFLLLEYLIENKGQILTHEQVIEYVWGIDDNANTNTLAALVRLVRKKIDVEEEPSFIQSLRGLGYKLRDN, encoded by the coding sequence TTGCGCATATTAGTTGCAGATGATGATAAAACGCTATGTGAAAACATCGCAAAAATATTAAATGTTGATTTATACGCGGTTGATACGGCATCTAGTGGAAACGAGGCGACCGATTTAATCGATTATTATACGTATGATTTATTGGTGCTTGATTGGATGATGCCAGGTGCGTTAGGCATTGAAGTGTGTCAGTATGCGAGAGGTAAAGGTTTTGATGGTGGGATTTTAATACTGACAGCTAAGGATGCAACAGAAAATATTATTGAAGGCTTAGATGCCGGTGCGGACGATTATATGGTGAAGCCGTTTAAAATGGAGGAGCTGCGCGCAAGAGTACGTGCAATATTGCGTCGTAAAAACAAAATCGTTGAGGAAGAAATTATTGTAGGCTCATTAAAGCTCAATAAAAATAAACGAACGGTGTACATCGATAATTTCGAAGTAAACTTAACGAAAAACGAATTTTTACTATTGGAATATTTGATTGAAAATAAAGGGCAAATCCTAACGCATGAGCAAGTAATTGAATATGTATGGGGGATTGATGATAATGCCAACACCAACACGCTCGCAGCACTTGTCCGTTTAGTTCGTAAAAAAATTGATGTTGAAGAGGAGCCGTCTTTTATTCAAAGTTTGCGCGGACTCGGCTATAAATTGAGGGATAATTAA